The Vitis vinifera cultivar Pinot Noir 40024 chromosome 3, ASM3070453v1 region GATACACCACTCTATCTACTTAACCCATCTCTCCCCAAAGCCTACTTTTTTTAACATTGCCAACAAGAACTTCCAACagacatgatcataggccttctctatatccaacttgTACATCACACCCCCTTGATTGTTTTTCAACCTAGAATCCACAGCCTCATTTGCAATCAAAACTGCATCAAGATACCCCCATGAGCACTGtacattttttcttattattctcAAGATACCCCCAATATTTCCACAACCATGCCCTCACACTTCTTCCCATAAGTTTTGCATTTTTCTATCTCACCATTTTAGTCACGCAATTTCAAAAAAGGGCTACTGATTCCATACTATTCACGATAAATCTAACCCCCCAAGTAAATTCAACCAAAACACACTTAAAATGGACCAAAATGCATCCACAAAAGTGAAAAAGAAGATTTCAGTTCAACATGAAATTTATATACAGCGAGATGGTAGATAAATTATTCctgaaatttccttttttttttcttttttttctttttttccctgcCACACCGATCCTTAATAAGAATTATCATGCTATCATCCCGGTTAATTGAATAATTACactaaaaatcatataataCCAGTGAGTTCATCACTCAAATTCATACATATTTCAGCAAAGTTAAACACTACCACATTCGCGATCAAAACCCATCCCCTCATTCGGAAAATTCGAAACTCAATCACTCATTGCCgcgaaaaaatcaaataaaataagcaatAGAAATGAACatcgaaaaataaaaaatctcgaCCTATGAAATCATCACAAAATCACCTGCAAATCAGCGGAGACTTCGACATCGCTGATAGTGGTGAGAGAGGAGAGATAGCGATCGGCGCCGAGAGCCGCCTCCGGAAGAACAGCGAACTGCAAAACCTTATCGGTGAGAAGCATATCGGAGAGCTCTCTCCTTATCTGTTTGGCCACCATTTTCACTCTTCTCTGGTTCGCCATACACCTCACTGTGGCAATCTGGTGCGGACCAGCCACATGGACTTCCACGGCTGTGGAAAGTGTTCTCCTGAATAATGGACATGATttggtggtggaggtggtgaTGGAAGACGATCGACGGTGGTGATGAGGGAGAGGAGCATGGCGGTGGTAGAGGGGGAGGTGCAGCATTGCTGTACAGAATCGAGCGGAGAGTGGTGGGTTGGATTATTTGCAGTTTCTATCTATAAAGGGCATTTTGGGCAATTCTATACCCTTCTACTTGTTAAATACACTCGTGGTTTCACTCTCTGCACCCTTCTAATTGTTAACGgagtttttataaataaatttgttaattttcaaataattcttattgtttttttaaataaattaaaataaaataaaaaatttacttctAGTTTACAATCTTTTGAATCTCTTCAATAAATTTCTagcttttttaatacaattttatttttattacttctagaatagaatattattgaatattttgtaattacatgatcaataaaacaataaaaaaagattatatataattaatttataaaattaataataataataataaaagaaatgaaaaatacattacATTTTAcaattagatattttttaaataaaattatattacatataacatttattattaaatagaaGTATCAAATCTCTTAcgtttaatattattttgtaatttttattacatataaataatatatatatatatatatatatatatatatatatatatatatatatatattattttttaaatatataaaaactatttgtatgcattaaatattttaatattattttatcatatattttgtacatatttttttaacatcttttaaaattataatttttttaatcaaacttcTTTGTCTTACAACATGTGTAATATAAAAGactgaaaaaaaatgaatacgagaaaaataaatttatgatcgATGAAATATGTACATcttatatttctatttaaattaatatattcataaaaattataataaatgatatgataacttattttattctt contains the following coding sequences:
- the LOC100267621 gene encoding probable ribosome-binding factor A, chloroplastic — translated: MLHLPLYHRHAPLPHHHRRSSSITTSTTKSCPLFRRTLSTAVEVHVAGPHQIATVRCMANQRRVKMVAKQIRRELSDMLLTDKVLQFAVLPEAALGADRYLSSLTTISDVEVSADLQVVKVYVSVFGDEKGKEVAIAGLKSKAKYVRSELGRRMKLRLTPEIRFVEDESLERGSRVIAILDRIKNEKKMAGSQDQPSESSDLPQDDDWEGDGDDPDENIIYIK